In the genome of Pseudomonas bubulae, one region contains:
- a CDS encoding GntR family transcriptional regulator, producing the protein MTFKAPDSLAEQIAHHLAERIIRGELKPGERIQEQKVTLALNVSRGSVREALLILERRHLIAILPRRGAHVTELTAHKVQSLCTLMSEMYILLGNAVAQRWAVPADLGPFLQIQQRLAASYERQDISTFVEDSFNVMRAAYPFADNPYLQETVENLHPAMSRAYYLALDQRKAEMSEFLALFAQLLDAVLARDLAQIRVVLSSYAQRSCALVLSALTVA; encoded by the coding sequence ATGACGTTCAAGGCGCCGGACAGCCTCGCCGAGCAAATCGCTCACCACCTCGCCGAACGCATCATTCGCGGCGAGTTAAAGCCTGGGGAACGCATTCAGGAACAGAAAGTGACGCTGGCGCTGAATGTCAGTCGCGGCTCTGTGCGCGAAGCATTGTTGATCCTTGAGCGTCGACATCTGATCGCCATCCTGCCGCGTCGTGGCGCCCATGTGACCGAGCTTACGGCGCACAAGGTGCAGAGCCTGTGCACGCTGATGAGCGAAATGTACATCCTGCTCGGCAATGCCGTAGCCCAGCGCTGGGCAGTTCCGGCCGACCTGGGGCCGTTCTTGCAGATCCAGCAGCGCCTGGCCGCCAGCTACGAACGCCAGGACATCAGCACCTTCGTTGAAGACAGCTTCAATGTGATGCGTGCGGCGTACCCGTTCGCCGACAACCCCTATTTGCAGGAAACCGTCGAGAACCTGCACCCGGCCATGAGCCGTGCCTATTACCTGGCACTGGACCAGCGCAAGGCGGAAATGAGCGAGTTCCTGGCGTTGTTTGCGCAGTTGCTCGACGCCGTGCTGGCGCGTGACCTGGCGCAGATTCGCGTGGTGCTGAGCAGCTATGCCCAGCGCAGTTGTGCCCTGGTGCTGTCTGCCTTGACGGTTGCCTGA
- the xdhA gene encoding xanthine dehydrogenase small subunit, giving the protein MIQFLLNQTLRTEHTLDPNLTVLNYLREHLHKPGTKEGCASGDCGACTVVVGELHTDAEGLERLRYRSLNSCLTFVSALHGKQLISIEDLKHQGQLHSVQRAMVDCHGSQCGFCTPGFVMSLFALQKNSTGQPHGHQAHEALAGNLCRCTGYRPILAAAEQACSGQQQDQFDTHQSATIALLKTITPTQTGELNSGDKRCLLPMTISDLAQLYESQPQARLLAGGTDLALEVTQFHRPLPVMIYVGNVAEMKHIERFDDRIEIGAAVSLTDAYGTLKAEYPDFGELLQRFASLQIRNQGTLGGNIGNASPIGDSPPLLIALGAQLVLRKGQTLRTLAIEDYFIDYRVTARQEGEFIEKIIIPRADPSHAFRAYKISKRLDDDISAVCAAFNLHIDNGVVTGARVAFGGMAAIAKRAAACEAALLGADWNSASIERACAALANDFTPLSDFRASKEYRLLSAQNLLRKYFIELQTPHLETRVTAYV; this is encoded by the coding sequence GTGATCCAGTTCCTACTCAACCAGACGCTGCGCACCGAGCACACGCTCGACCCGAATTTGACCGTGCTCAATTACCTGCGTGAACACCTGCACAAGCCTGGTACCAAAGAAGGTTGCGCCAGCGGCGACTGTGGGGCCTGTACCGTGGTTGTCGGCGAACTTCACACCGACGCTGAAGGCCTTGAACGGCTGCGCTATCGCAGCCTCAATTCGTGCCTGACCTTTGTCTCGGCTTTGCACGGCAAGCAACTGATCAGCATCGAAGACCTCAAGCACCAGGGGCAGTTGCACAGCGTGCAGCGGGCGATGGTCGACTGCCACGGCTCACAGTGCGGGTTTTGCACGCCGGGATTTGTGATGTCACTGTTCGCCCTGCAAAAAAACAGCACGGGCCAGCCTCATGGCCATCAGGCCCATGAAGCCCTGGCGGGCAACCTCTGTCGCTGCACCGGCTACCGCCCTATTCTGGCGGCTGCCGAACAGGCTTGCAGCGGGCAACAACAGGATCAGTTCGATACACACCAGAGCGCGACCATTGCCCTGCTCAAGACCATCACCCCGACCCAAACCGGCGAACTGAACAGCGGCGACAAGCGCTGCCTGCTGCCCATGACCATCAGCGACCTGGCCCAGCTGTACGAATCCCAACCCCAGGCCCGCCTGCTGGCCGGCGGTACCGACCTGGCGCTTGAGGTGACCCAGTTTCATCGCCCGCTGCCGGTCATGATCTACGTCGGCAACGTGGCCGAAATGAAGCACATCGAGCGCTTTGATGACCGTATTGAAATCGGCGCGGCGGTGTCGCTGACAGACGCCTACGGCACGCTCAAGGCCGAGTACCCGGACTTCGGCGAATTGCTGCAACGCTTCGCCTCCCTGCAAATCCGCAATCAGGGCACCCTGGGCGGCAACATCGGCAATGCCTCGCCCATTGGCGACTCGCCACCGCTGCTGATTGCCCTCGGCGCACAACTGGTACTGCGCAAAGGGCAAACCCTGCGCACCCTGGCGATCGAGGATTACTTCATCGACTACCGGGTGACGGCACGCCAGGAAGGCGAATTTATCGAAAAAATCATCATCCCTCGCGCCGACCCCAGCCATGCATTTCGCGCCTATAAAATCTCCAAGCGCCTGGATGACGACATCAGCGCCGTGTGCGCAGCGTTCAACCTGCACATCGACAACGGCGTGGTGACCGGTGCCCGCGTGGCATTCGGCGGCATGGCGGCCATCGCCAAACGCGCCGCCGCCTGCGAAGCCGCACTGCTCGGCGCTGACTGGAACAGCGCCAGCATCGAACGGGCCTGCGCTGCACTGGCAAACGACTTCACCCCGCTCTCGGACTTTCGCGCCAGCAAGGAATACCGTCTGCTGAGTGCACAAAACCTGCTGCGCAAATACTTTATCGAACTGCAAACGCCACATCTCGAGACGCGGGTAACAGCTTATGTCTAA
- the smc gene encoding chromosome segregation protein SMC produces the protein MRLTCIKLAGFKSFVDPTTVTFPSNMAAVVGPNGCGKSNIIDAVRWVMGESSAKNLRGESMTDVIFNGSTTRKPVSQASIELVFDNSDGTLLGEYAAYAEISIRRKVTRDSQTTYYLNGTKCRRRDITDIFLGTGLGPRSYSIIEQGMISKLIESKPEDLRNFIEEAAGISKYKERRRETENRIRRTHENLARLTDLRDELGRQLERLHRQAQAAEKYQEYKAEERQLKARLSALRWQALNEQVGQREAVIGNQEVSFEALVAEQRNADASIERLRDGHHDLSERFNLVQGRFYSVGGDIARVEQSIQHGQQRLRQLQDDLREAERSRLETESHLGHDRTLLATLAEELHMLEPEQELTSAAAEEAAATLEVAEQTMHGWQEQWDIFNLRSAEPQRQSEVLQARIQQLETSMERVAERQRRLAEERALLAADPEDAAILELSEQLASSEMAHEELQASEQQLVEQLEQVRHDLQQATQNQQQAQGELQRLNGRLASLEALQQAALDPGTGTGEWLRDQQLAEQPRLAEGLRVEAGWELAVETVLGADLQAVLVEDFARLDLAGFAQGDLRLFSDAGQAPRLAGSLLDKVTADFDLAPWLGQVKPVETLEQALALRAQLAEGQSLISRDGYWVGRNFLRVRRASEAESGVLARGQEIQRLGLECEEREATLAALEEQLQSMREQQRMQEDSREQLRRRLQDEARHQGEIKAKLSASKAKVEQLTLRRRRLDEELAELGEQRALEHEQVGEARLLLQDALDAMATDTGQRELLLARRDSLREQLDRVRQDARQHKDHAHQLAVRLGSLKAQHDSTRQALERLEMQAERLAEKREQLTLNLEEGEAPLEELRLKLEELLDKRLSVDEELKIAQTALEDADRELRDAEKRRNQAEQQSQLIRGQLEQQRMEWQALSVRRTALQDQLLADGYDLHGVLATLDAEVNEQQAEEELERIAARIQRLGAINLAAIDEYQQQSERKRYLDAQDADLVEALDTLENVIRKIDKETRSRFKDTFDQINGGLQALFPKVFGGGSAYLELTGEDLLDTGVTIMARPPGKKNSTIHLLSGGEKALTALALVFAIFKLNPAPFCMLDEVDAPLDDANVGRYARLVKEMSQTVQFIYITHNKIAMEMADQLMGVTMHEPGCSRLVAVDVEEAMAMVDA, from the coding sequence GTGCGCCTGACCTGTATCAAGCTGGCCGGCTTCAAGTCCTTCGTTGACCCGACAACCGTTACCTTTCCAAGCAATATGGCGGCGGTGGTAGGCCCCAACGGCTGTGGCAAGTCCAATATCATCGATGCCGTGCGCTGGGTCATGGGCGAAAGCTCGGCCAAGAACCTGCGCGGCGAGTCGATGACCGACGTTATCTTCAACGGCTCCACCACGCGCAAACCGGTGAGCCAGGCCAGTATCGAACTGGTCTTCGACAACTCCGACGGCACGCTGCTGGGCGAGTATGCGGCCTATGCCGAGATATCGATCCGCCGCAAAGTCACCCGCGACAGCCAGACCACCTATTACCTCAATGGCACCAAGTGCCGTCGTCGTGACATTACCGATATCTTCCTCGGTACGGGGCTGGGGCCGCGCAGCTACTCGATCATCGAGCAGGGCATGATCTCCAAGCTGATCGAGTCCAAGCCCGAAGATCTGCGCAACTTTATCGAAGAGGCGGCGGGCATTTCCAAGTACAAGGAGCGCCGCCGCGAGACTGAAAACCGTATCCGCCGTACCCACGAAAACCTTGCCCGTCTGACTGACCTGCGCGATGAGCTGGGGCGTCAGCTGGAGCGTTTGCACCGCCAGGCCCAGGCCGCCGAGAAATATCAGGAATACAAGGCCGAAGAGCGTCAGCTCAAGGCCCGGCTGTCGGCTCTGCGCTGGCAGGCCCTGAATGAGCAGGTGGGGCAGCGCGAAGCGGTCATCGGTAATCAGGAAGTCAGTTTCGAAGCCCTGGTGGCCGAGCAGCGCAATGCCGATGCCAGCATCGAACGCCTGCGTGACGGGCACCATGATCTGTCAGAGCGCTTCAATCTGGTGCAGGGGCGCTTCTATTCGGTAGGGGGCGATATTGCCCGGGTCGAGCAGAGCATTCAGCATGGCCAGCAACGTTTGCGCCAGTTGCAGGATGACCTGCGCGAAGCCGAGCGCTCGCGCCTGGAAACCGAATCCCATCTGGGGCATGACCGCACCTTGCTGGCGACTCTGGCTGAAGAGCTGCACATGCTTGAGCCCGAGCAGGAACTGACCAGCGCGGCCGCCGAAGAGGCTGCCGCTACTCTGGAAGTGGCCGAGCAAACCATGCATGGCTGGCAGGAGCAGTGGGACATTTTCAACCTTCGCTCGGCCGAGCCGCAGCGCCAGTCCGAAGTGCTGCAAGCCCGTATCCAGCAGCTGGAAACCAGTATGGAGCGCGTTGCGGAACGTCAGCGCCGCCTGGCTGAAGAGCGTGCCTTGCTGGCCGCAGACCCTGAAGATGCGGCCATTCTGGAGCTCAGTGAGCAACTGGCCAGCAGCGAAATGGCCCACGAAGAGCTGCAGGCCAGTGAGCAGCAACTGGTCGAGCAGCTCGAGCAAGTGCGTCACGACTTGCAACAGGCCACGCAGAACCAGCAGCAGGCCCAGGGCGAGCTGCAGCGCCTCAACGGTCGTCTGGCATCGCTGGAGGCCTTGCAGCAGGCTGCGCTTGATCCGGGTACCGGTACTGGCGAATGGTTGCGCGATCAGCAGCTTGCCGAGCAGCCACGACTGGCAGAAGGCCTGCGCGTAGAGGCTGGCTGGGAGCTGGCGGTAGAGACCGTGTTGGGGGCTGATTTGCAGGCCGTACTGGTCGAGGATTTTGCCCGGCTGGATCTGGCAGGGTTTGCCCAGGGTGATTTGCGCCTGTTCAGTGATGCAGGGCAGGCCCCTCGCTTGGCGGGCAGCCTGCTTGACAAGGTCACGGCCGATTTTGATCTGGCGCCGTGGCTGGGCCAGGTCAAACCGGTCGAAACACTGGAGCAGGCACTGGCCTTGCGTGCTCAACTGGCCGAGGGCCAGAGCCTGATCAGCCGTGATGGCTATTGGGTCGGGCGCAACTTCCTGCGGGTGCGCCGCGCCAGTGAAGCCGAAAGCGGGGTGCTGGCCCGGGGCCAGGAAATCCAGCGCCTGGGGCTTGAGTGCGAAGAGCGTGAAGCCACCCTGGCGGCCCTGGAGGAACAACTACAAAGCATGCGTGAGCAACAGCGTATGCAGGAAGACTCTCGTGAGCAGCTTCGCCGTCGCTTGCAGGATGAAGCTCGCCACCAGGGTGAGATCAAGGCCAAGCTCTCCGCCAGCAAGGCCAAGGTCGAGCAATTGACCTTGCGCCGCCGCCGTCTGGACGAAGAACTGGCCGAGTTGGGTGAGCAGCGCGCCCTGGAGCATGAGCAGGTAGGGGAGGCGCGCCTGCTGTTGCAGGACGCCCTGGATGCCATGGCCACCGATACCGGGCAGCGCGAGCTGTTGCTGGCCCGTCGCGACAGTCTGCGCGAGCAGTTGGATCGGGTGCGTCAGGATGCTCGACAACATAAAGACCACGCCCACCAGTTGGCTGTCCGCCTGGGGTCGCTCAAGGCGCAGCATGATTCCACCCGCCAGGCTCTTGAGCGCCTGGAAATGCAGGCCGAGCGCCTGGCTGAAAAGCGCGAACAGCTGACCCTCAATCTGGAGGAGGGCGAAGCGCCGCTGGAAGAGTTGCGCCTCAAGCTTGAAGAGTTGCTCGACAAGCGCCTGAGCGTGGATGAAGAACTCAAGATTGCCCAGACCGCGCTCGAAGATGCCGATCGCGAATTGCGCGATGCCGAAAAACGCCGCAATCAGGCTGAGCAACAATCGCAATTGATTCGTGGCCAGCTCGAACAGCAGCGCATGGAGTGGCAGGCCTTGAGCGTGCGTCGTACTGCGTTGCAGGATCAGTTGCTGGCCGATGGCTATGACCTGCACGGGGTGCTGGCCACCCTCGATGCCGAGGTCAACGAGCAGCAGGCCGAAGAAGAACTGGAGCGTATCGCTGCGCGAATTCAGCGCCTGGGCGCGATCAACCTTGCAGCCATTGATGAGTATCAGCAGCAATCGGAGCGCAAGCGCTATCTGGATGCTCAGGATGCTGATCTGGTCGAGGCACTCGATACCCTGGAAAACGTCATCCGCAAGATCGACAAAGAGACCCGCAGCCGCTTCAAGGACACCTTTGATCAGATAAATGGTGGATTACAGGCACTTTTCCCAAAAGTTTTCGGTGGCGGCAGCGCTTATTTGGAACTGACGGGCGAAGATCTACTCGATACAGGGGTGACCATCATGGCGCGTCCGCCGGGCAAGAAGAACAGCACGATCCATTTGCTGTCCGGTGGCGAGAAAGCCTTGACGGCCCTGGCGCTGGTTTTTGCCATTTTCAAGCTCAACCCGGCGCCGTTTTGCATGCTCGACGAAGTCGATGCACCGCTTGATGACGCTAACGTAGGCCGCTATGCACGCTTGGTAAAGGAGATGTCGCAGACCGTGCAATTTATCTATATCACTCACAACAAGATCGCCATGGAGATGGCGGATCAGTTGATGGGGGTGACGATGCATGAGCCGGGCTGTTCACGTCTTGTAGCGGTTGATGTTGAGGAGGCAATGGCAATGGTCGATGCTTGA
- the xdhC gene encoding xanthine dehydrogenase accessory protein XdhC, translating to MNNWISALAELQQQGEPCVLVTIIEEQGSTPRNAGSKMVICADKIFDTIGGGHLEYKAMEIARQMLSSGKHDTLLQRFSLGASLGQCCGGVAVLLFEPMGKVQAQIAVFGAGHVARALVPLLASLPCRVRWIDSREQEFPTLIPQGVEKIVTDEPVDEVDALPAGCYCIVMTHNHALDLELSAALLKRNDFTYFGLIGSKTKRVKFEHRLRERGIDASPLQRMRCPMGLSEVKGKLPVEIAISIAGEIIATYNTHFGQHTASADSASSESIKQLLPSSRRSHATH from the coding sequence ATGAATAACTGGATCAGTGCCCTGGCCGAGTTGCAGCAGCAAGGCGAACCCTGCGTGCTGGTGACCATCATCGAAGAGCAAGGCTCTACCCCGCGCAATGCCGGTTCGAAGATGGTCATTTGTGCAGATAAAATCTTCGACACCATTGGTGGCGGTCATCTGGAGTACAAGGCAATGGAAATTGCCCGTCAGATGCTCAGCAGCGGCAAGCACGATACCCTTCTACAGCGCTTCAGCCTCGGCGCCAGCCTGGGCCAGTGTTGCGGAGGGGTGGCCGTGCTGCTGTTCGAACCGATGGGCAAGGTGCAGGCTCAGATTGCGGTGTTTGGCGCAGGGCACGTGGCCCGAGCCCTGGTACCCCTGCTCGCCAGCCTGCCGTGCCGGGTGCGCTGGATCGACTCGCGGGAGCAGGAATTCCCGACACTTATCCCTCAAGGCGTGGAAAAAATCGTTACCGACGAACCGGTAGATGAAGTCGATGCCCTGCCTGCGGGTTGCTACTGCATCGTCATGACGCATAATCACGCCCTGGACCTGGAGCTCAGCGCCGCCCTGCTTAAACGCAACGACTTTACCTACTTCGGCTTGATTGGTTCGAAAACCAAACGCGTGAAGTTCGAACATCGCCTGCGTGAGCGCGGTATCGACGCTTCACCTTTGCAGCGCATGCGTTGCCCGATGGGTTTGAGCGAAGTCAAAGGCAAATTGCCTGTTGAAATCGCGATCTCCATCGCCGGCGAAATCATCGCCACCTACAACACTCATTTCGGCCAGCACACTGCGAGCGCCGACAGCGCGTCATCTGAATCCATTAAACAATTGTTGCCGTCTTCACGACGCAGCCATGCCACACACTGA
- the xdhB gene encoding xanthine dehydrogenase molybdopterin binding subunit — translation MSNHHKVAPTQAELAALFQQDLKTGVGRSVKHDSAEKHVSGEAQYIDDRLEFPNQLHLFARLSDRAHARILRVDTTPCYAFAGVRLVITHEDIPGLKDIGPLLPGDPLLAIDKVEFVGQPVLAVAACDLDTARKAAMAAIIEYEDLEPVLDVVQALRQKHFVLDTHTHQRGDSAGALAGAEHRLQGSLHIGGQEHFYLETQISSVMPTEDGGMIVYCSTQNPTEVQKLVAEVLDVSMNKIVVDMRRMGGGFGGKETQAASPACLCAVVARLTGQPAKMRLPRVEDMLMTGKRHPFYIEYDVGFDASGRLQGIQLDLAGNCGCSPDLSNSIVDRAMFHADNAYYLGDATINGYRCKTNTASNTAYRGFGGPQGMVAIEEVMDRIARHLGLDPLAVRKANYYGKTERNVTHYYQTVEHNLLQEMTADLEASSQYTERREAIKAFNASSPILKKGLALTPVKFGISFTASFLNQAGALIHIYTDGSIHLNHGGTEMGQGLNIKVAQVVAEVFQVDISRIQITATNTDKVPNTSPTAASSGADLNGKAAQNAAETIKQRLVEFAADKYQVEQRAVIFHNGQVQAGEQIISFESLIQQAYFGQVSLSSTGYYKTPKIFYDRTQARGRPFYYFAFGAACAEVIVDTLTGEYKMLRTDILHDVGASLNPAIDIGQVEGGYIQGAGWLTMEELVWNAKGKLMTNGPASYKIPAVADMPLDLRVTLVENRKNPEDTVFHSKAVGEPPFMLGIAAWCAIKDAVASLADYRVQPAIDAPATPERVLWGCEQMRKSLSGDQHE, via the coding sequence ATGTCTAACCATCACAAGGTTGCCCCAACCCAGGCTGAGCTGGCCGCACTCTTCCAGCAGGACTTGAAAACCGGTGTGGGTCGCAGCGTCAAGCATGACAGTGCCGAAAAACATGTCAGCGGCGAAGCGCAGTACATCGATGACCGCCTGGAATTCCCCAACCAGTTGCACCTTTTCGCACGCCTGTCCGACCGCGCCCACGCCAGAATCCTGCGTGTCGACACCACGCCCTGCTACGCCTTCGCAGGCGTGCGCCTGGTGATCACCCACGAAGATATCCCCGGTCTGAAGGACATTGGCCCGCTACTGCCCGGCGATCCGCTACTGGCCATCGATAAGGTGGAGTTTGTCGGCCAGCCCGTACTGGCAGTGGCCGCTTGCGACCTGGACACCGCGCGCAAGGCGGCAATGGCTGCCATTATCGAATACGAAGACCTGGAGCCGGTGCTGGACGTGGTTCAGGCCCTGCGCCAGAAGCACTTTGTGCTCGATACCCACACCCATCAACGCGGCGACTCTGCCGGCGCACTGGCCGGGGCCGAACATCGCCTGCAGGGCAGCCTGCATATTGGCGGGCAGGAGCACTTTTACCTCGAGACCCAGATCTCATCGGTCATGCCTACCGAAGACGGCGGGATGATCGTTTACTGCTCCACGCAGAACCCTACTGAAGTGCAGAAGCTGGTGGCAGAAGTCCTTGATGTTTCAATGAACAAGATCGTTGTCGATATGCGCCGCATGGGCGGCGGCTTTGGCGGCAAGGAGACCCAGGCCGCCAGCCCCGCCTGCCTGTGCGCAGTGGTGGCACGCCTCACCGGGCAACCGGCCAAGATGCGCCTGCCGCGGGTCGAAGACATGCTGATGACCGGCAAGCGCCACCCGTTTTATATCGAATATGACGTCGGTTTCGACGCCAGCGGCCGCTTGCAGGGCATCCAGCTGGACCTGGCGGGCAACTGTGGCTGTTCGCCGGACTTGTCCAACTCCATTGTCGACCGCGCCATGTTCCACGCCGACAACGCCTATTATCTGGGCGACGCGACGATCAATGGTTATCGCTGTAAAACCAACACGGCTTCCAACACGGCCTATCGCGGCTTTGGTGGCCCGCAAGGCATGGTCGCCATCGAAGAGGTCATGGACCGTATCGCCCGCCATCTGGGCCTCGACCCGCTGGCCGTACGCAAGGCCAATTACTACGGCAAAACCGAACGCAACGTGACCCACTACTACCAGACCGTGGAACACAACCTGCTGCAAGAAATGACCGCCGACCTTGAGGCCAGCAGCCAGTACACCGAGCGCCGGGAAGCGATCAAGGCGTTCAACGCCAGCAGTCCGATCCTGAAAAAAGGCCTGGCGCTGACCCCGGTCAAATTCGGCATCTCCTTTACCGCCAGCTTCCTCAACCAGGCCGGCGCCCTGATCCATATTTATACCGATGGCAGCATCCACCTCAACCACGGCGGCACCGAGATGGGCCAGGGCCTGAATATCAAGGTCGCGCAGGTGGTCGCCGAAGTGTTCCAGGTGGATATCAGCCGCATCCAGATCACCGCAACCAACACTGACAAAGTGCCAAACACCTCGCCTACTGCAGCGTCCAGCGGTGCCGACCTCAATGGCAAGGCCGCGCAAAACGCAGCCGAAACCATCAAGCAGCGACTTGTTGAATTTGCTGCCGACAAATATCAGGTCGAGCAACGGGCGGTGATCTTCCATAACGGCCAGGTGCAGGCTGGCGAGCAGATCATCAGTTTTGAAAGCCTGATCCAGCAGGCCTATTTCGGCCAGGTGTCGTTATCGAGCACCGGGTACTACAAAACCCCGAAGATTTTTTATGACCGCACTCAGGCACGTGGTCGGCCGTTTTATTACTTTGCCTTTGGCGCCGCCTGCGCCGAGGTGATCGTCGACACCCTGACCGGCGAATACAAAATGTTGCGTACCGATATCCTCCATGATGTCGGTGCCTCGCTGAACCCGGCCATCGACATCGGCCAGGTCGAAGGCGGGTATATACAGGGGGCGGGCTGGCTGACCATGGAGGAACTGGTGTGGAATGCCAAGGGCAAGCTGATGACCAACGGCCCGGCCAGCTACAAGATCCCCGCGGTGGCAGACATGCCGCTGGACCTGCGCGTAACCCTGGTGGAAAACCGCAAGAACCCCGAAGACACCGTGTTCCACTCCAAGGCCGTGGGCGAACCGCCATTTATGCTCGGCATCGCCGCATGGTGCGCGATCAAGGACGCGGTGGCGAGCCTGGCCGACTACCGCGTGCAACCTGCGATTGACGCCCCGGCCACCCCGGAGCGGGTGCTGTGGGGTTGTGAGCAAATGCGCAAAAGCCTGTCGGGAGATCAGCATGAATAA
- the guaD gene encoding guanine deaminase — translation MTCKAYRAAILHSIADPAEVGIEASYEYFADGLLVVDNGQIKAVGPASELLGTLAADVAVTEYKDALITPGFIDTHIHFPQTGMIGAYGEQLLDWLNTYTFPCENQFADKAHADEVADVFLKELLRNGTTTALVFGSVHPQSVDALFEAAQHLDLRLIAGKVMMDRNAPDYLTDTAETGYSESKALIERWHGKGRLHYAVTPRFAPTSTPEQLTLAGKLLGEYPDVYLHTHISENLQEIEWVKSLFPERKGYLDVYDHYQLLGERSVFAHGVHLCDEECARLAETGSAVAFCPTSNLFLGSGLFNLPMAEKHKLNVGLGTDVGAGTSFSLLNTLNEAYKVMQLQGARLDPFKSLYLATLGGARALRLEDKIGNLQPGSDADFLVLDYNATPLMSYRLKQSKNIAETLFVLMTLGDDRTVQQTYAAGNLVHQR, via the coding sequence ATGACTTGTAAAGCCTATCGCGCCGCCATTTTGCACAGCATCGCCGACCCCGCCGAAGTCGGGATCGAAGCCTCCTATGAATATTTCGCAGACGGCTTGCTGGTGGTCGACAACGGCCAGATCAAGGCTGTTGGCCCGGCCAGCGAACTGCTTGGCACACTGGCCGCCGACGTTGCTGTGACCGAGTACAAAGACGCACTGATCACCCCCGGCTTTATCGATACCCATATCCATTTCCCGCAAACCGGGATGATTGGCGCTTACGGAGAGCAACTGCTCGACTGGCTCAACACCTACACCTTCCCGTGCGAAAACCAGTTCGCCGATAAGGCCCATGCTGACGAAGTTGCTGACGTATTCCTGAAGGAACTGCTACGCAACGGCACTACCACCGCCCTGGTCTTCGGCAGCGTACACCCGCAATCGGTGGATGCCCTGTTTGAGGCCGCACAGCACCTGGACCTGCGTCTGATAGCCGGCAAGGTGATGATGGACCGCAACGCCCCAGACTATCTGACCGATACCGCCGAAACCGGCTACAGCGAAAGCAAGGCACTGATCGAGCGCTGGCACGGTAAGGGCCGCCTGCATTACGCCGTCACCCCGCGCTTCGCGCCGACCAGCACCCCGGAGCAATTGACCCTGGCCGGCAAGCTGCTGGGCGAATACCCGGATGTGTATCTACACACCCATATCAGCGAGAACCTTCAGGAAATCGAGTGGGTGAAGTCACTGTTCCCGGAGCGAAAAGGCTATCTGGATGTGTACGACCACTACCAGTTGCTGGGCGAACGCTCTGTATTTGCCCACGGTGTGCATCTGTGTGACGAGGAATGTGCACGGCTGGCCGAGACCGGTTCGGCAGTGGCGTTCTGCCCGACTTCCAACCTGTTCCTGGGCAGCGGCCTGTTCAACCTGCCAATGGCCGAGAAACACAAACTCAATGTGGGCCTGGGCACGGATGTCGGCGCGGGGACCAGCTTCTCGCTGCTCAACACCCTGAACGAAGCCTACAAGGTCATGCAACTGCAGGGCGCACGCCTCGATCCGTTCAAGTCGTTGTACCTGGCTACGTTGGGCGGGGCGCGAGCACTGCGCCTGGAAGACAAGATCGGCAATCTGCAACCGGGCAGCGACGCTGACTTCCTGGTACTGGACTACAACGCTACGCCACTGATGAGCTATCGCCTCAAGCAGTCAAAAAACATCGCCGAGACGCTGTTTGTATTGATGACCCTTGGGGATGACCGTACCGTGCAGCAAACCTATGCGGCAGGCAATCTGGTGCATCAGCGCTGA